In Cytophagales bacterium, the sequence AGAAAAAGTTTACTGGAACCTCTCCCCGGCAGAACTAATAGAGAATGCCTTAAAAAATAGCGAAGGCAAACTTACAGACACAGGGGCGTTGATGTGCGATACGGGCAAATTTACCGGACGCGCTCCCAAAGACCGATTTATCGTTAAAGATACCAAAACCACTGATACGGTCTGGTGGGGAGGCGCCAACATGTCCTTTGAACCGGATAAATTTGACGCATTGTACAAAAAAGTAATAGAATACCTCAAAGGTAAAACACTTTATGTGCGAGATGCTTATGCTGGCGCTCATCCTGATTACAGGCTTAATTTGAGAGTGGTAAATACCAAAGCATGGCATAATCTTTTCAGCAATAACTTGTTTTTACGTCCTGATAGAGAAGATCTCACTCAATTTACTCCTAACTTCACCATTATCTGTGCTCCCGAATTTTTAGCTGACCCACCCACAGATAGAACACGGCAGAGAAATTTCGTCATCATCAATTTTACAAAAAACATCATTTTGATTGGCGGTACAGCTTATGCAGGCGAAATGAAAAAAGGTATATTTTCTGTGTTGAATTACATCTTACCTCACGAAAAAAATACATTGACCATGCACTGTTCAGCTAACATAGGTAAAAATGGTGATACAGCTATCTTCTTTGGCCTTTCCGGTACAGGAAAAACCACCCTTTCGGCTGACCCGAACAGGAACCTGATTGGTGACGATGAGCATGGATGGCTTGCCGATGGCGTATTTAACTTCGAAGGCGGTTGCTATGCAAAAGTGATTGACCTGACAAGAGAAAAAGAGCCTCAAATATGGGATGCTATCCGTTTTGGCGCTGTAGTTGAAAATACAAGGTTTTATAAAGGCACAACAACAATAGATTATACAAACAGCAGCGTAACAGAAAACACAAGGGCAGCCTACCCTCTCCATCATATTGACAATGCTGTTGAACCCTCAACAGGTGGTATTCCGAAAAACATTTTCTTCCTAACCTGTGACGCATTTGGCGTATTACCTCCCATAGCAAAATTAAATGCCGGCCAGGCAATGTATCACTTTATATCGGGTTATACAGCAAAAGTGGCAGGCACAGAAGCCGGCGTCACTGAACCCCAAACTACATTCTCAGCTTGTTTTGGCGCTCCTTTCCTGCCTTTACACCCAACCACCTATGCCAAAATGCTTGGCAAAAAAATGAGTGAAAACAAAGTGAATGTATGGTTAGTCAACACCGGGTGGACCGGTGGTCCCTATGGCGTAGGATCCCGTATGAAATTAGCGCTTACCAGGGCAATGATAACCGCTGCCCTGGAAGGCAAGCTAAACAATGTTGAATATATTCCTCATGATATCTTCGGTATTTCAAAACCCCAGTCTTGTCCCGGGGTTCCTTCACAAGTTTTAAATCCAAAAAACACATGGTCTGACAAAGATGCCTATGATACAAAGGCAAATGAATTGGCAGAAGCTTTTATAAAGAATTTTGAGAAGTATGCCGATTTTGCCAATGAAGAAATATCGGCTGGCGCTCCGAAGGTGATGGCGGAGGCTTAAAAAATGGAAGATGGTTGATGGGAGATGTTTGATGTATTTT encodes:
- the pckA gene encoding phosphoenolpyruvate carboxykinase (ATP): MEESGIKSTACGIDTLGITQAEKVYWNLSPAELIENALKNSEGKLTDTGALMCDTGKFTGRAPKDRFIVKDTKTTDTVWWGGANMSFEPDKFDALYKKVIEYLKGKTLYVRDAYAGAHPDYRLNLRVVNTKAWHNLFSNNLFLRPDREDLTQFTPNFTIICAPEFLADPPTDRTRQRNFVIINFTKNIILIGGTAYAGEMKKGIFSVLNYILPHEKNTLTMHCSANIGKNGDTAIFFGLSGTGKTTLSADPNRNLIGDDEHGWLADGVFNFEGGCYAKVIDLTREKEPQIWDAIRFGAVVENTRFYKGTTTIDYTNSSVTENTRAAYPLHHIDNAVEPSTGGIPKNIFFLTCDAFGVLPPIAKLNAGQAMYHFISGYTAKVAGTEAGVTEPQTTFSACFGAPFLPLHPTTYAKMLGKKMSENKVNVWLVNTGWTGGPYGVGSRMKLALTRAMITAALEGKLNNVEYIPHDIFGISKPQSCPGVPSQVLNPKNTWSDKDAYDTKANELAEAFIKNFEKYADFANEEISAGAPKVMAEA